From Paenibacillus sp. PK3_47, the proteins below share one genomic window:
- a CDS encoding SGNH/GDSL hydrolase family protein — MTEIKENNGVLSQPEYTSATALSAAANYIMNAAEPFTHTYRTFIRVRETGDLKLKFWHSNNVDSTWDKGQEASGSEPGGEWSIEAAYFADGGLEPDSTVVPGSQVPVTFAGAVSRAVVPGEYFWSDEASLQLPEAHYLAFTWSIKTAAPGKSFPYNVEGMLVSGYDAAGSLADSVTAVGFTESDKLLVLPSYIGYKKQVKKKLVFLGDSITQGVRTEKDGYTYWAARIAEGLGTDYGLWNIGSGWGRAYDVAEGGPWLEKAKQADELLMVLGVNDLDIGERSAEELLGDLAHIIAEVRAANPAVEIILSTVPPFNFEGDREAAWRKVNATILTNPPAGVNRVFDIAAVLSVPAPAEHRIRPEYMSNEFDPHPNGNAGKAVADAFLAWY; from the coding sequence ATGACAGAGATTAAGGAAAACAATGGAGTGCTCAGCCAACCTGAGTATACTTCAGCTACGGCACTCTCCGCGGCTGCGAACTATATCATGAATGCTGCGGAGCCCTTTACCCATACCTACCGGACTTTTATCCGGGTGCGGGAAACGGGTGATCTCAAGCTGAAGTTCTGGCACAGCAATAACGTGGATTCCACCTGGGATAAAGGCCAGGAAGCCTCCGGCAGCGAACCGGGAGGGGAATGGAGCATTGAGGCCGCTTATTTTGCGGACGGAGGCCTGGAGCCGGACAGCACGGTTGTGCCGGGTTCGCAGGTTCCGGTTACGTTTGCTGGAGCGGTCTCGCGGGCGGTTGTTCCGGGGGAATATTTTTGGAGCGATGAGGCCAGCCTGCAGCTGCCCGAGGCCCATTATCTGGCCTTCACCTGGAGTATCAAGACAGCGGCTCCGGGCAAGTCTTTCCCGTACAATGTAGAGGGAATGCTGGTGAGCGGGTATGATGCTGCGGGCAGCCTGGCGGACAGCGTTACAGCTGTAGGGTTTACAGAATCGGACAAGCTGCTGGTACTGCCAAGCTACATCGGCTACAAGAAACAGGTGAAGAAGAAGCTGGTGTTCCTGGGCGATTCCATTACACAAGGGGTCCGGACAGAAAAAGATGGCTACACCTACTGGGCGGCGCGGATTGCTGAAGGTCTGGGGACGGATTATGGCCTATGGAACATTGGTTCAGGCTGGGGCAGAGCCTACGATGTGGCCGAGGGCGGCCCTTGGCTGGAGAAGGCCAAACAGGCTGACGAATTGCTGATGGTGCTCGGCGTCAACGATCTCGACATCGGAGAGCGCTCGGCGGAAGAGCTGCTTGGTGACCTGGCGCATATTATTGCGGAGGTCAGAGCCGCGAATCCGGCTGTGGAGATTATCCTCAGCACCGTGCCGCCGTTCAACTTTGAAGGAGACCGGGAGGCGGCCTGGCGCAAGGTGAATGCAACAATTCTGACGAATCCTCCGGCGGGAGTGAACCGTGTATTTGACATTGCTGCGGTGCTGTCCGTACCGGCTCCGGCGGAGCACAGAATCAGACCGGAGTACATGAGCAACGAATTCGACCCGCATCCGAACGGTAACGCCGGTAAAGCGGTCGCTGATGCGTTTCTGGCTTGGTATTGA
- a CDS encoding response regulator transcription factor: protein MPMQMPLRRIRRIGDYKGWRQTEVKENHYKILVVEDDADINRLLCRMLAAEGLAAVPAFSGSEAELRLSLEAYQLVLLDLMLPGMAGETLIARIREHSTVPIIVISAKSTLQDKVSLLRLGADDYITKPFDQEEVMARVEAQLRRQQYAPVPDLNEETARLRNLVMDKSRREVTLNDEPLALTKYEFEILALLLSKPDHIFSKSELYRNIWQGTYLGDDNTINVHISNLRAKFAAVTEEEYIRTVWGIGFKIV from the coding sequence ATGCCAATGCAAATGCCGCTCCGGCGGATCAGGCGGATTGGTGATTATAAGGGCTGGAGGCAGACTGAAGTGAAGGAGAACCATTACAAAATACTCGTTGTTGAAGATGATGCCGATATTAACCGGCTGCTGTGCCGTATGCTTGCGGCGGAAGGGTTAGCTGCTGTGCCGGCCTTTTCGGGCAGCGAGGCTGAACTCAGGCTGTCGCTTGAAGCTTATCAGCTGGTGCTGCTGGATCTGATGCTGCCGGGCATGGCCGGTGAGACGCTGATTGCACGCATCCGTGAGCATTCCACCGTTCCTATCATTGTTATCTCTGCAAAAAGCACGCTCCAGGATAAAGTAAGCCTGCTGCGTCTCGGAGCAGATGACTATATTACGAAGCCGTTCGACCAGGAGGAGGTGATGGCCAGAGTGGAGGCACAGCTCCGCCGCCAGCAGTATGCGCCTGTGCCGGATCTGAATGAGGAGACCGCCAGACTGCGCAATCTGGTGATGGATAAAAGCCGCAGGGAAGTTACGCTGAATGATGAACCGCTGGCTCTGACGAAATATGAATTTGAGATTCTGGCGCTGCTGCTGTCAAAGCCTGACCATATCTTTTCCAAAAGCGAGCTGTACCGGAATATCTGGCAGGGCACTTATCTCGGGGATGACAACACCATCAATGTACATATCAGCAATCTGCGGGCCAAATTCGCTGCGGTAACGGAAGAGGAGTACATCCGCACCGTCTGGGGAATCGGATTCAAGATTGTGTAG
- a CDS encoding SMI1/KNR4 family protein, with the protein MNWNNVFSTCYQKQPGLPAQELQCFTESWHLPLSEAEKQEITGRQRNPFPAAHPLHAQYTPFDPGLWSIPQKGLPPSYLDFLRYSDGGEFGNGGRYFQFFSAGELRSMLLAYEFPEYMPGAVPFAMDGSGNHYIWDMRGYGDKDQEYPILVSHSGSLGYEDSIVVARSFPELCRGTTAVDDELNG; encoded by the coding sequence ATGAATTGGAACAACGTATTCAGCACCTGCTATCAGAAGCAGCCGGGCCTTCCGGCGCAAGAGCTGCAATGTTTCACAGAGAGCTGGCATCTCCCGCTGTCAGAGGCGGAAAAGCAGGAGATTACCGGACGGCAGCGCAATCCCTTCCCGGCAGCCCACCCGCTGCATGCACAGTACACCCCGTTTGACCCCGGCTTGTGGTCCATACCGCAAAAAGGCCTGCCGCCAAGCTACCTGGACTTTCTGCGGTATTCAGATGGCGGCGAGTTCGGGAACGGCGGCCGGTACTTCCAATTCTTCAGCGCGGGAGAGCTGCGTTCCATGCTGTTGGCTTATGAGTTCCCCGAGTATATGCCCGGTGCGGTACCTTTTGCCATGGACGGGAGCGGCAACCATTATATCTGGGATATGCGGGGCTACGGAGACAAAGATCAGGAATATCCGATTCTTGTGTCCCATTCCGGCAGCCTCGGGTATGAGGATTCGATTGTGGTTGCCCGTTCCTTCCCGGAATTATGCCGCGGAACCACCGCAGTGGATGATGAACTGAACGGATAG
- a CDS encoding AraC family transcriptional regulator: MDRTSQRLLKEDRVHGDVMFPLAAYEIELPAGTHVLDTHWHEEAEFFMLLEGEITFQVDTDYFPLKTGEAVFIESGDIHAAYVLKESPCRFCALVFHPDLLASAQYDTIQQTVILPLQEKRQSFPRHITPDIPWQKELLGHLERMMQAYDHKMPGFESFMKGTLLIMLSMIAAPGRAVNHTQSEGADSTKINRLKKVILYIQDNYREPIRTRDLSELIPMSEGQFCRFFKTMTRKTPVDYINSYRIRQAADLLQQSERKISDIALEVGFDNVSYFIKVFRKAMKCSPSEFRKGAVQGAGQGQLYP; this comes from the coding sequence ATGGACCGCACATCCCAGCGTTTGCTGAAAGAAGACCGCGTCCATGGCGATGTAATGTTTCCGCTGGCCGCCTATGAAATCGAGCTTCCGGCCGGTACGCATGTGCTTGATACGCACTGGCATGAGGAGGCCGAGTTTTTTATGCTGCTTGAAGGGGAGATCACTTTCCAGGTGGATACCGACTATTTTCCGCTAAAGACGGGGGAAGCCGTGTTCATAGAATCCGGTGATATCCACGCCGCCTATGTGCTGAAGGAAAGTCCGTGCAGATTCTGTGCGCTTGTATTCCACCCCGACCTGCTCGCCAGCGCCCAATATGACACCATCCAGCAGACTGTCATTCTCCCGCTTCAGGAGAAACGGCAGAGCTTTCCGAGGCATATCACACCGGACATTCCCTGGCAAAAGGAGCTGCTGGGCCATCTGGAGCGCATGATGCAGGCCTATGATCATAAAATGCCCGGATTCGAGTCCTTTATGAAAGGAACTTTGCTGATTATGCTCTCCATGATTGCCGCCCCGGGACGTGCGGTCAATCATACCCAGTCCGAGGGCGCAGACTCTACAAAAATCAACCGGCTGAAGAAGGTCATTCTCTACATTCAGGACAATTACCGCGAACCGATCCGCACCCGTGATTTGTCCGAGCTGATCCCTATGAGTGAAGGGCAGTTCTGCCGCTTCTTCAAAACAATGACCCGCAAAACGCCGGTGGATTATATCAACTCTTACCGGATCCGCCAGGCGGCAGATCTGCTGCAGCAGAGTGAACGCAAAATCTCCGACATCGCGCTTGAGGTCGGTTTTGATAATGTCAGTTATTTTATTAAAGTGTTCCGCAAAGCGATGAAATGCTCCCCTTCGGAGTTCCGAAAAGGCGCAGTTCAGGGAGCCGGCCAAGGGCAGCTGTATCCTTGA
- a CDS encoding nuclear transport factor 2 family protein produces the protein MSQHVTMPSEVQEYFNTINQYQPEAFIDLFASGATVRDNGKTIQGSEDIKAWGEAEIFSAKVRYTIMEVGEAGGNTIVTAEMEGEFNRNRVPSPLQFRHEFKVNGGKISSLVITQQ, from the coding sequence ATGAGTCAACATGTTACCATGCCGAGTGAAGTACAGGAGTATTTCAATACGATTAACCAGTATCAGCCCGAGGCTTTTATTGACTTGTTCGCTTCAGGCGCAACTGTCAGGGATAACGGCAAGACCATCCAGGGCAGTGAAGATATCAAGGCCTGGGGCGAGGCGGAGATTTTCTCTGCCAAGGTCCGTTATACGATTATGGAAGTCGGTGAAGCCGGCGGGAATACCATAGTCACAGCTGAGATGGAAGGTGAATTTAACCGGAACCGTGTGCCTTCCCCGCTGCAGTTCAGACATGAATTCAAGGTGAATGGCGGTAAAATCAGTTCACTGGTAATCACTCAGCAGTAA
- a CDS encoding HAMP domain-containing sensor histidine kinase: MYPVISIIAVLAAVLLLMAYLLQRHSIIKVKEQLSDTDSLPVQHLHIKLPLPGREMEGLVVGINGQLEERRKEQVLHEAREHAIKEEITNLSHDLRTPLTSLQGYASLLKDPAVPAAERQEYLDIILHKLGVMNNIVESFYELSSMDSGDYPLNRQPIYLYSLLSEVILAFHSDLVQKNIEVTLHLEETVKAILLDEKAMIRIFSNMLQNVLRYGKSRLAISLFTEDGRVKIVFMNDTDQIRGQDVPRLFERTYTSDPSRSNGQLGLGLSIVKQLVEKQGGSLEAGLIDGEFRLVFVFGE; the protein is encoded by the coding sequence ATGTATCCGGTTATTTCAATCATTGCCGTTCTGGCAGCCGTCCTTCTGCTGATGGCCTACCTGCTGCAGCGGCACAGCATTATTAAGGTCAAAGAGCAGCTATCGGATACAGACTCTCTCCCTGTACAGCATCTTCATATCAAGCTGCCGCTGCCCGGTCGCGAAATGGAAGGGCTGGTGGTCGGCATTAACGGGCAGCTGGAGGAGCGGAGGAAGGAGCAGGTGCTGCATGAGGCAAGAGAGCATGCCATCAAGGAGGAGATTACGAATCTCTCTCACGATCTGCGCACTCCGCTTACTTCGCTGCAGGGTTACGCCAGTCTGCTGAAGGACCCGGCGGTTCCGGCAGCGGAGCGGCAGGAGTATCTGGACATTATTCTGCATAAGCTGGGGGTTATGAACAATATCGTAGAGTCCTTTTATGAGCTGTCCAGCATGGATTCCGGAGATTACCCCTTGAACCGGCAGCCGATATACCTGTACAGTCTGCTGAGTGAAGTAATTCTCGCGTTCCATAGTGATCTGGTGCAGAAGAATATTGAAGTTACGCTGCATCTGGAGGAGACAGTGAAGGCCATTTTGCTGGATGAAAAAGCCATGATCCGCATCTTCTCCAATATGCTGCAGAACGTGCTCCGTTACGGAAAAAGCAGGCTTGCCATTTCTTTATTTACGGAAGACGGCAGAGTGAAAATCGTATTTATGAACGATACGGATCAGATCAGGGGGCAGGATGTGCCCAGGCTGTTCGAACGGACGTATACAAGTGATCCTTCGCGCTCAAACGGCCAGCTGGGGCTGGGCCTCTCCATTGTGAAACAGCTGGTGGAGAAGCAGGGCGGCAGCCTTGAGGCTGGACTAATTGACGGAGAGTTCCGGCTGGTTTTTGTCTTCGGGGAATGA
- a CDS encoding ABC transporter ATP-binding protein, whose amino-acid sequence MMHCILEIDSLGKTYKDVHALQDISLKIAAGDIAAVIGKNGAGKTTLFKCVTEQVFPTSGRITLYGKKDAAGIREQRRKIGAMIEEPAFFPDFTARQNLEYFRQQRGIAGREAVEQALKDVNLLDTGRKKFKAFSLGMKQRLGLALALMSHPALLILDEPTNGLDPEGKAEIRELLKTLNTARKVTILISSHVLSELQSVATRYIFMDRGRIVEQLTAEELLNKTRKAVELVVDDSGKAATVLERLFPEIPFRILPGNRIRLSGGTDKTEALNRALYSSGVGVHSIAVTGEDLEEYYLGLLGGERHA is encoded by the coding sequence ATGATGCATTGTATACTGGAGATTGATTCGCTTGGCAAAACATATAAGGATGTACACGCGCTTCAGGACATCTCGCTGAAGATTGCAGCAGGCGATATTGCAGCAGTCATCGGCAAAAATGGTGCAGGTAAAACGACCCTGTTCAAATGTGTGACCGAGCAGGTCTTTCCGACTTCAGGCAGGATTACGCTCTACGGAAAAAAGGATGCCGCCGGTATAAGGGAACAGCGCCGCAAAATCGGGGCCATGATTGAAGAACCTGCTTTTTTTCCGGATTTCACAGCGAGGCAGAATTTGGAGTATTTCCGCCAGCAGCGGGGCATTGCCGGCCGGGAAGCTGTGGAGCAGGCGCTTAAGGATGTTAACCTGCTGGATACAGGAAGGAAGAAATTCAAAGCCTTCTCGCTGGGAATGAAGCAGCGTCTGGGGCTGGCGCTGGCCCTGATGTCGCATCCGGCCCTGCTGATTCTGGATGAGCCGACCAACGGGCTCGATCCGGAGGGGAAGGCGGAGATCCGCGAGCTCTTGAAGACCCTGAATACGGCGCGGAAGGTGACTATCCTCATTTCAAGTCATGTGCTGTCTGAGCTGCAGAGTGTGGCTACCCGTTATATTTTTATGGACCGCGGACGGATCGTGGAGCAGCTGACGGCAGAGGAGCTGCTGAACAAGACCCGCAAAGCCGTTGAGCTGGTTGTGGATGACAGCGGCAAAGCGGCGACGGTTCTGGAGCGGCTTTTCCCGGAAATCCCCTTCCGGATTCTCCCGGGTAACCGGATCCGGCTGTCGGGCGGTACGGACAAGACGGAAGCGTTGAACCGGGCGCTGTACAGCAGCGGAGTCGGCGTGCATTCCATTGCGGTCACGGGAGAGGACTTGGAGGAATATTATCTGGGTCTGCTGGGAGGTGAACGGCATGCTTAA
- a CDS encoding class I SAM-dependent methyltransferase, whose protein sequence is MLKSLQAIESYREGKELPQGAYPWLMYIVQAEQAIVNLERVESLRELDDRNPVLDYVERSLRLLDSLPLSYWIKELAEETLAWSEAAKGGTVRQRRLWQLEGINCFVHNIGSAQLYARHMGISSGEWPWDEGGERGEPPAAAGGGTDAEKTLIVHRLIETHGLIGQQIRGEVPQGVNRQLTALVEEGRLTADELERLLFALNHCIIGAVSPELWQNVRVQVMELIGEIASGDPAAPVPMVERLQRMRSGATAKGEDFAAEWSRQLQEGFDPAMLEPLESVTFWYAESALQTFSLEQFLKVVSLAACCDHVSSLNHVSFEAVMNSIYYDYKGAKKINVYKKRIIEKYLSGLSWKDIGGADSPSGNPHLAHRLRRQAHLPDTVFFDFEFSPAAEKLIEFCIEAEKSPLYERAVLLLFDLFDLRRDAFDRFHNEDSYLSQMNDTADYKAVILEYVTGSMVLDIGPGGGVLLDLIEERMPEVTPVGIDISSNVIEALRQRKQREGRRWEVLQGDALNLKDFVQTGSVDTVIFSSILHELYSYVPLNGQKFNHDTVAAALISSFEVLAEGGVIIIRDGIMTEPENELRRVKFLEPDGMAWLARYAEDFAGRPIRYEVTGEQEVLMPVNDAMEFLYTYTWGEEAYVHEVQEQFGYFTPAQYAAFIEQHLGERAKIEVFRHYLQEGYTEALRDRIVMMDEKGAEVPLPDSTCFIVIRKG, encoded by the coding sequence ATGCTGAAATCATTGCAGGCTATAGAATCATACCGCGAAGGGAAGGAGCTGCCGCAAGGGGCTTATCCCTGGCTGATGTACATTGTGCAGGCCGAGCAGGCCATCGTCAATCTGGAACGCGTGGAGTCGCTGCGCGAATTGGATGACCGTAATCCGGTGCTGGATTATGTGGAACGGAGCCTGCGGCTGCTGGACAGCCTGCCGCTCTCCTACTGGATTAAAGAGCTGGCCGAAGAGACGCTGGCCTGGTCGGAGGCAGCCAAGGGCGGAACCGTCCGCCAGCGCCGGCTATGGCAGCTGGAGGGCATTAACTGCTTCGTGCATAACATCGGCTCGGCGCAGCTGTATGCCAGGCATATGGGAATAAGCTCAGGGGAGTGGCCCTGGGACGAAGGCGGGGAGCGCGGGGAACCGCCTGCAGCAGCCGGCGGCGGAACGGATGCCGAAAAGACGCTGATTGTCCACCGCCTGATTGAAACTCATGGCCTGATCGGACAGCAGATCCGCGGAGAGGTGCCGCAGGGTGTGAACAGGCAGCTCACGGCACTGGTGGAAGAAGGCAGACTGACCGCAGATGAGCTGGAGCGGCTGCTGTTTGCGCTGAACCACTGCATTATCGGGGCGGTATCCCCGGAGCTGTGGCAGAATGTACGGGTACAGGTCATGGAGCTGATCGGTGAGATTGCTTCAGGCGATCCGGCGGCTCCTGTGCCGATGGTTGAGCGGCTGCAGCGTATGCGGTCCGGCGCTACTGCCAAGGGGGAGGATTTCGCAGCGGAGTGGAGCAGGCAGCTGCAGGAGGGATTTGATCCGGCAATGCTGGAGCCGCTGGAGTCTGTCACCTTCTGGTATGCAGAGTCTGCACTCCAGACCTTTTCACTGGAGCAATTCCTCAAAGTAGTCTCTCTGGCCGCATGTTGTGATCATGTATCCAGCCTGAATCATGTCAGCTTCGAGGCTGTAATGAATTCGATCTACTACGATTACAAAGGCGCAAAGAAGATCAACGTCTACAAGAAACGGATTATTGAAAAGTATCTGTCCGGGCTGTCGTGGAAGGACATTGGCGGGGCAGACAGCCCCTCCGGAAACCCGCATCTGGCTCACCGGCTGCGCCGGCAGGCGCATTTGCCCGATACCGTTTTTTTTGACTTTGAATTCTCGCCCGCTGCGGAGAAGCTGATCGAGTTCTGTATCGAAGCGGAGAAGTCGCCGCTGTACGAACGGGCGGTGCTGCTGCTGTTCGATTTGTTCGATCTGCGGCGCGATGCCTTTGACCGTTTTCATAACGAAGACAGCTATCTGAGCCAGATGAATGACACCGCAGATTACAAGGCAGTCATTCTGGAGTATGTTACCGGCAGCATGGTGCTGGATATCGGGCCGGGCGGCGGTGTGCTGCTGGATCTGATTGAAGAACGGATGCCGGAGGTGACTCCGGTAGGCATTGATATTTCCAGCAATGTCATTGAGGCGCTGCGCCAGCGCAAGCAGCGGGAAGGCCGGCGCTGGGAGGTGCTGCAGGGCGACGCGCTGAACCTGAAGGATTTTGTGCAGACGGGGAGCGTGGATACGGTTATCTTTTCGTCAATTCTGCATGAGCTGTATTCCTATGTGCCGCTGAACGGGCAGAAATTCAATCATGACACAGTCGCTGCGGCGCTGATTAGCAGCTTTGAGGTGCTCGCGGAAGGCGGAGTGATCATCATCCGTGACGGGATTATGACGGAGCCGGAAAATGAGCTGCGGCGTGTGAAGTTTCTGGAGCCTGACGGGATGGCATGGCTTGCGCGTTATGCGGAGGATTTTGCCGGACGGCCGATCCGGTATGAAGTCACCGGTGAACAGGAGGTGCTGATGCCTGTAAATGACGCAATGGAGTTCCTCTATACCTATACTTGGGGAGAAGAGGCTTACGTACATGAGGTTCAGGAGCAGTTCGGCTATTTCACACCTGCACAGTATGCAGCGTTTATTGAGCAGCATCTGGGTGAGCGGGCGAAGATTGAGGTGTTCCGGCACTACCTGCAGGAGGGATATACAGAGGCACTCCGGGACCGGATCGTGATGATGGATGAAAAGGGTGCGGAAGTGCCTTTGCCGGACAGTACATGCTTTATTGTGATCCGCAAAGGGTAG
- the yicI gene encoding alpha-xylosidase, with protein MKFTDGLWLVRDGITINGAVQNYVVEKTNEGLTAIAQTTPITGRAATLNSTLLTVKFHSPLPGVVGVKIIHNDGVVDRGPAFELTKGTGDHVQIEENEAQTVLISGGLRVVINKGTHWSVDFYRGDERITGSGFKSMAYITDQAGNTFMREELDIGVGEFVYGLGERFTSFVKNGQVVDIWNKDGGTSSEQAYKNIPFYVTSKGYGVFVNHPELVSYEIASEKVKKAQFSVAGESLEYFVIEGPSIKEVISKYTSLTGKPALPPAWTFGLWLTTSFTTDYDEATVNSFVEGMAERDLPLHVFHFDCFWMREYQWTDFQWDPRVFPDPVGMLKRLKEKGLKICVWINSYIGQRSPLFEEGKKNGYLIKKPSGDVYQTDLWQAGMGLVDFTNPAACEWYAGYLRDLVDMGVDSFKTDFGERIPTDVVYFDGSDPQKMHNYYTQMYNKVVFDVLEEKLGKNEAAVFARSATAGGQQFPVHWGGDCYADYESMAESLRGGLSLGLSGFGFWSHDIGGFENTAPAHVFKRWLAFGLLSSHSRLHGSTSYRVPWAYDDEAVDVTRFFTKLKCSLMPYLYDVAGQAHEQGWASMRAMVMEFPEDPTCEVLDRQYMLGDKLLVAPIFQENGEVKYYLPAGRWTHLLNGETVVGGSWRKEKHDFFSLPLFVRQNSLLALGSEDTRPDYDFADGVKFGLYSLEDGAVTTATVRDINGAPELNVKAERQGSTVTVTAEGSGKAFTLAVKDLGAIASVEGAEQADETTVSVPAGAKSVSFTITLK; from the coding sequence ATGAAATTTACAGACGGTCTCTGGCTGGTTCGTGACGGAATCACGATTAACGGCGCAGTTCAAAACTATGTAGTGGAAAAAACCAACGAAGGCTTAACAGCAATTGCCCAAACTACACCAATTACCGGACGTGCAGCAACACTGAACTCCACGCTCCTTACAGTTAAATTCCATTCTCCGCTTCCAGGCGTGGTAGGCGTGAAGATTATCCATAATGATGGCGTTGTAGACCGCGGTCCTGCTTTTGAATTGACCAAGGGAACAGGCGACCATGTACAGATTGAAGAAAATGAAGCACAGACTGTACTGATCAGCGGCGGACTCCGCGTTGTCATCAACAAAGGCACTCACTGGTCCGTGGACTTCTACCGCGGCGACGAGCGCATTACAGGCAGCGGTTTCAAATCCATGGCTTACATCACCGATCAGGCCGGCAACACGTTCATGCGTGAAGAGCTGGATATCGGCGTAGGCGAATTCGTTTACGGTCTGGGCGAGCGCTTCACTTCTTTTGTGAAGAATGGACAGGTTGTAGATATCTGGAACAAAGACGGCGGCACAAGCTCCGAGCAGGCTTACAAGAACATTCCGTTCTATGTAACAAGCAAAGGCTACGGCGTATTTGTTAACCATCCTGAGCTGGTATCGTATGAGATCGCTTCGGAAAAAGTGAAAAAAGCCCAATTCAGCGTAGCTGGAGAAAGCCTTGAATACTTCGTGATCGAAGGACCTTCCATTAAAGAGGTTATCAGCAAATATACTTCCCTTACCGGTAAGCCTGCACTTCCGCCGGCATGGACTTTCGGCTTGTGGCTGACAACTTCATTCACAACGGACTATGATGAAGCAACCGTGAATTCCTTCGTAGAAGGCATGGCAGAACGTGATCTGCCGCTGCATGTATTCCACTTTGACTGCTTCTGGATGCGTGAATACCAATGGACGGATTTCCAATGGGACCCGCGCGTATTCCCGGACCCTGTCGGCATGCTGAAACGCCTGAAGGAAAAAGGCCTGAAAATTTGCGTATGGATCAACTCCTATATCGGACAACGTTCACCGCTGTTTGAAGAAGGCAAAAAGAACGGCTATCTGATCAAAAAACCGAGCGGCGACGTATACCAGACTGACCTGTGGCAAGCGGGCATGGGGCTCGTGGACTTCACTAACCCTGCAGCTTGCGAATGGTATGCCGGTTACCTGCGTGACCTGGTAGACATGGGCGTGGACAGCTTCAAAACCGACTTCGGCGAGCGCATTCCTACCGATGTTGTATACTTTGACGGCTCTGACCCGCAGAAGATGCACAACTACTACACGCAAATGTACAACAAGGTTGTCTTCGACGTCCTGGAAGAGAAGCTTGGCAAAAATGAAGCAGCGGTATTCGCGCGTTCGGCTACAGCCGGCGGGCAGCAGTTCCCGGTTCACTGGGGCGGCGACTGCTACGCAGACTACGAGTCGATGGCAGAAAGCCTTCGCGGCGGCCTGTCCCTCGGTCTGTCCGGCTTCGGGTTCTGGAGCCATGATATCGGCGGCTTTGAGAACACGGCTCCGGCGCATGTCTTCAAACGCTGGCTGGCCTTCGGCCTGCTCTCCAGCCACAGCCGTCTGCACGGCAGCACCTCGTACCGTGTGCCTTGGGCATACGACGATGAAGCGGTTGATGTTACCCGTTTCTTCACCAAGCTTAAATGCAGCCTGATGCCTTACCTGTACGATGTGGCAGGACAAGCGCATGAACAGGGCTGGGCTTCGATGCGGGCCATGGTTATGGAATTCCCTGAAGATCCTACCTGTGAAGTGCTTGACCGCCAGTACATGCTCGGTGACAAGCTGCTTGTAGCTCCGATCTTCCAGGAGAATGGCGAAGTGAAGTACTATCTGCCGGCTGGACGCTGGACTCACCTGCTTAACGGTGAGACTGTTGTAGGCGGATCATGGCGCAAAGAAAAGCATGACTTCTTCAGCCTCCCGCTGTTCGTACGCCAGAACTCCCTGCTTGCACTGGGCAGCGAGGACACCCGTCCGGATTATGATTTTGCAGACGGCGTGAAATTCGGCCTGTACTCCCTGGAAGACGGTGCTGTAACTACAGCGACTGTCCGCGACATTAACGGTGCACCGGAGCTGAATGTGAAGGCAGAACGCCAAGGCAGCACTGTAACTGTAACTGCAGAAGGCAGCGGCAAAGCATTCACACTGGCTGTGAAAGACCTCGGCGCTATCGCATCTGTAGAAGGTGCAGAGCAAGCGGATGAGACTACTGTGAGCGTGCCTGCAGGAGCGAAATCTGTCTCCTTCACCATCACATTGAAATAA